A window of the Archocentrus centrarchus isolate MPI-CPG fArcCen1 chromosome 17, fArcCen1, whole genome shotgun sequence genome harbors these coding sequences:
- the acss2l gene encoding LOW QUALITY PROTEIN: acyl-CoA synthetase short chain family member 2 like (The sequence of the model RefSeq protein was modified relative to this genomic sequence to represent the inferred CDS: inserted 6 bases in 6 codons; deleted 1 base in 1 codon) → MVVPESRDKMYHPPNDLQKDAHVPDFNSYLELYRKSLENPEAFWKEVADEFFWKKPATGPMLQYNXDVTKGSIYVKCMEGAKTNMCYNVLDRHVREGSLGEKVAYYWEGNSPDHHVAITYSQLLSHVCRCANVLKQMGVKKGDKVSIYLPMIPELVYTMLACARIGAVHSIVFAGFSCESLCERIMDAHSSVLVTADGVYRGEKLINLKQIATEALEKCRERGSPGVTKCLVIKHHALRTKSGAACNKLQTPWDSQCDXWWDEAMRDSSEECEPEWLDAEDPLFILYTSGSTGKPKGVLHTVSGYLLYTSLSFXYVFDHHHDDVYWCTADIGWITGHSYITYGPLANGATSVLFEGIPVHPHVGRXWEIIEKYKVTKFYTAPTAIRLLMTYGHEPLQKYDVSSLRILGTVGEPINPEAWQWYYEVVGQSRCPIVDXFWQTETGGHVLTPLPAATPLKPGSATFPFFGXEPTILNEHGEELEGEAEGYLVFRRPWPGIMRTVFKNHERFESTYFKKFPGFYVTGDGCRRDKDGYYWITGRIDDMLNVSGHLMSTAEVEAALTEHTAVAEAAVVSRPHKVKGECLYCFVTLKDSREFSHTLVDELKRLVREKIGPIATPDFIQNAPALPKTRSGKIMRRILRQIACNDKDLGDLSTLADPKVVEVLFSQRCEAAA, encoded by the exons ATGGTTGTTCCTGAGTCTCGGGACAAAATGTACCACCCTCCCAATGACCTGCAGAAGGATGCTCATGTGCCTGACTTTAACTCATACCTGGAATTGTACAGGAAGTCTCTCGAGAATCCAGAAG CTTTCTGGAAGGAGGTTGCTGATGAGTTCTTTTGGAAGAAGCCTGCAACAGGACCAATGCTGCAGTACA TTGATGTGACAAAAGGGAGCATATATGTGAAATGCATGGAAGGGGCCAAAACCAACATGTGCTATAATGTCTTGGACAGGCATGTGAGGGAGGGGAGCCTTGGTGAAAAGGTTGCCTATTACTG GGAGGGAAACTCACCTGACCATCATGTGGCCATCACTTACAGCCAGCTGCTGAGCCACGTCTGCCGCTGTGCTAATGTCCTGAAGCAAATGG GTGTGAAAAAGGGAGACAAGGTGTCTATCTACCTGCCCATGATCCCAGAGCTTGTCTACACCATGCTGGCCTGTGCCAGGATAGGTGCTGTTCACTCCATTGTG TTTGCAGGGTTCTCCTGTGAGTCTCTATGTGAACGGATTATGGATGCCCATAGCAGTGTACTAGTGACAGCAG ATGGTGTGTACAGAGGAGAGAAGTTGATCAACCTGAAGCAGATTGCAACCGAGGCTCTGGAGAAGTGCAGGGAAAG GGGGTCACCTGGTGTCACCAAATGCCTCGTCATCAAGCACCATGCACTGAGGACAAAAAGTGGAGCTGCATGCAACAAactgcag ACCCCCTGGGACTCACAGTGTG GTTGGTGGGATGAGGCGATGAGAGACTCCTCCGAGGAGTGTGAGCCCGAGTGGCTGGATGCCGAGGAC CCGCTCTTCATCCTCTACACCAGCGGCTCCACCGGCAAACCCAAG GGTGTTCTCCACACTGTTTCTGGCTATCTGCTCTACACGTCGCTGTCCT AGTATGTTTTCGATCATCACCACGATGATGTCTACTGGTGCACGGCCGACATCGGCTGGATCACCGGCCACTCCTACATCACCTATGGCCCACTTGCAAACGGCGCTACGAGTGTGCTA TTTGAAGGGATCCCTGTCCACCCTCATGTTGGCC TCTGGGAGATAATTGAGAAGTACAAAGTGACCAAGTTTTACACAGCTCCTACAGCAATCCGTCTGCTGATGACGTACGGGCACGAACCACTGCAGAA GTATGACGTCTCCAGCCTGAGGATTCTGGGCACCGTGGGCGAGCCCATCAATCCAGAGGCGTGGCAGTGGTACTATGAGGTGGTGGGTCAGAGCAGATGTCCCATTGTTG ACTTCTGGCAAACAGAGACG GGAGGTCATGTCTTGACTCCTCTACCTGCTGCTACACCACTCAAACCAGGCTCTGCT ACCTTTCCTTTCTTCG TGGAGCCGACTATCCTCAATGAACACGGAGAGGAGCTGGAAGGTGAAGCTGAGGGTTATCTG GTGTTCAGGAGGCCGTGGCCTGGGATAATGCGCACTGTGTTCAAAAACCACGAGCGCTTCGAAAGCACCTACTTCAAGAAATTCCCGGGCTTTTATGTGACTGGAGACG GCTGCAGGCGAGATAAAGACGGCTATTACTGGATCACCGGGAGAATAGACGACATGCTGAATGTGTCAG gccacctgATGAGCACAGCGGAGGTTGAGGCGGCTCTGACGGAGCACACGGCTGTGGCGGAGGCTGCGGTGGTGAGTCGACCTCACAAGGTGAAGGGAGAGTGCCTGTACTGCTTTGTCACCCTCAAAGACAGCAGGGAGTTCAGTCACACGCTGGTGGATGAGCTCAAGAGACTGG TGAGAGAAAAAATTGGACCAATTGCCACACCAGACTTTATTCAGAATGCCCCAGCGCTCCCAAAAACTCGTTCAG GGAAGATCATGAGGCGAATCCTCAGACAGATTGCTTGCAACGACAAGGATCTCGGTGACCTCTCCACCCTGGCCGACCCCAAGGTCGTGGAGGTGCTGTTTAGCCAGAGATGTGAAGCTGCagcctga